One Tenrec ecaudatus isolate mTenEca1 chromosome 12, mTenEca1.hap1, whole genome shotgun sequence DNA segment encodes these proteins:
- the MAFB gene encoding transcription factor MafB produces MAAELSMGPELPTSPLAMEYVNDFDLLKFDVKKEPLGRTERPGRLCTRLQPAGSVSSTPLSTPCSSVPSSPSFSPTEQKTHLEDLYWMASNYQQMNPEALNLTPEDAVEALISSHPVPQPLQSFDGFRGAHHHHHHHHPHPHHAYPAAGVAHDDLGPHAHPHHHHHHQASPPPSSAASPTQQLPTSHPGPGPHAAAAATAAGGSGSVEDRFSDDQLVSMSVRELNRHLRGFTKDEVIRLKQKRRTLKNRGYAQSCRYKRVQQKHHLENEKTQLIQQVEQLKQEVSRLARERDAYKVKCEKLANSGFREAGSTSDSPSSPEFFL; encoded by the coding sequence ATGGCCGCGGAGCTGAGCATGGGGCCCGAGTTGCCCACCAGCCCGCTGGCCATGGAGTACGTCAACGACTTCGACCTGCTCAAGTTCGACGTGAAGAAGGAGCCCCTGGGGCGCACCGAGCGCCCGGGCCGCCTCTGTACGCGCCTGCAGCCTGCTGGCTCCGTGTCATCCACGCCACTTAGCACTCCGTGTAGCTCGGTGCCCTCGTCGCCCAGCTTCAGCCCGACCGAGCAGAAGACCCACCTGGAGGACTTGTACTGGATGGCGAGCAACTACCAGCAGATGAACCCCGAGGCGCTCAACCTGACTCCCGAAGACGCGGTGGAGGCGCTCATCAGCTCCCACCCAGTGCCCCAGCCGCTGCAGAGCTTCGACGGCTTCCGAGGCgcgcaccatcaccaccaccaccaccacccacacccgCACCACGCGTACCCGGCCGCCGGCGTGGCCCACGACGACCTGGGCCCGCACGCGCACccgcaccatcaccaccatcaccaagcGTCGCCGCCGCCGTCCAGCGCGGCCAGCCCCACGCAGCAGCTCCCCACCAGCCACCCCGGGCCGGGGCCGCACGCGGCCGCCGCAGCGACGGCAGCAGGCGGCAGTGGCAGCGTGGAGGACCGCTTCTCCGACGACCAGCTCGTGTCCATGTCAGTGCGCGAGCTGAACCGCCACCTGCGGGGCTTCACCAAGGACGAGGTGATCCGCCTAAAGCAGAAGCGCCGGACCCTGAAGAACCGGGGCTACGCCCAGTCGTGCAGGTATAAACGTGTCCAGCAGAAACACCACCTGGAGAATGAGAAGACGCAGCTCATTCAGCAGGTGGAGCAGCTTAAGCAGGAGGTGTCCCGGCTGGCCCGCGAGAGAGACGCCTACAAGGTCAAGTGCGAGAAACTCGCCAACTCCGGCTTCAGGGAGGCGGGTTCCACCAGCGACAGCCCCTCCTCTCCCGAGTTCTTTCTGTGA